The following nucleotide sequence is from Apium graveolens cultivar Ventura chromosome 4, ASM990537v1, whole genome shotgun sequence.
CAAAGACCCGTTGGAATAATGAACTTCCACAATTACCCTCGACAGAACTAACGGAGTTAGATGGACTTGACGGAAAACAGCAACTGTTAAAATTTCCCAAATCTGATATATGACGAGGTAATTTCTGAATGTTAGTATCCCAAGTGATCCGACAGCCAAATTACGAGTACACCAAGTACATTTTTAGTCTAAaaattatactccctccgtcccattttgttcttcctcttttgactttcggtactgttcacggtaagcgattgactactaatttacttctaatctataatatcaaacatagtcatgagtgatctcgttggattcgtatttatcagtactttaatacagtgaaatttttatatttaatactaatacgaatttaaagatattaacaatcaaaagcgtgcattgacaaacgtgtccaacacaaataggaaacgtttttagggacggagggagtactagTCACATAATtcaaaaaaatgatttttatgcTCTTTTCTCTCATTAAAAAATTACATAACTCTGTTCATTTCATATATAAATCTATATATTTGAAGGGTTTTACAAAAAGAGGGAAAACCAGAAACTTCTAAACCATGGCAGAACCCTCATCATCCCCCTCAATCTTTCCCCAAAACATCTCCACGAGACCACCAGACGACACCGTTTTCTTCTCAATCTACCCAGACTCATCTCTCTCTCCAAACCCTAATTCGCTCTCTCTCCTCCAATCTCTCCACCTCGAGATTCTCAATTTCATCTCTCCCTACACCTCCAATTACATCTACCAACACCAccctttctctctctctctaaacTCATCTGATCCCATTCCTCATCTTCACGGTAAGCTCAAGTACGGCGATAATCTCGACGACGAGTGGTTCGTTGTTTTCTTACTTTTCGAGATTTCGAAACGGTTTTCGAGTGTTTCGATTCGTGTTTTCGATACTGATGGTGAGTTTTTGTTAATTGAAGCTGCTGTGCATCTTCCTAAGTGGTTGAATCCGAGTACGAGTGTTAATCGTGTGTTTATTAGGGGTGGGGGTTTGTGTATTGTTCCGAAATCGAGGTTTAATTCGTGTCCGAATTTGCGAGAGGCGTTGCGTTTTTTGCAAGATTGCGGTGAGAGTGTGTGTAGAGTGGAGGAGAATGTGGGGGAGTGTATTAGGAGTAGGATTAAGGGGTTTGTTGAGAgagttgattataatatgcatagGGTTAGGGTTAGGGTTCCGGTTACGGTTGCCAGTGTTTTGAGGAATGAGCCGTGTTTGATTGCATTGGCGGTTGAGGGGTTTTACGATAGGGATATTGATTCGATGAAGTATGCTGGGAAGATGGAGAGGTTTTTGCCGAATGGGAGTGGGGAGGAGTTTGTTGTGGTGTCGGTTAAAATGTCGAGGGCTATGTATGCGCAGTTAGTGCAGCAGAATTTTCAGGCTCCTAAGTGTTATCCAATGCCGAGTAGGAGTGAGGGGAGAGTGTATAGTGAGGCGGAGTTGGGGATGAAGATTGCGTGTGGGTTTGAGATGATTTATCAGTGTAGAAAGAGAGATGGGGAAGAGGGGAAGGGAAGTACATGGGAGGCGTTTAAAGCGAGTTTAGAGAGGAGTGGTTATTTTAAGGGCTTGCTTCCGGGGTCAAAGGAGTATAGGAGTTTGATGGAGAATGCGGAAGAGTATTACGGAAAAAGTTCTTTGCATTCTAGGGCCAGGTATTTTACATTATGCACCTAGATGTTTACTGCCGAGTGCTAATATG
It contains:
- the LOC141721425 gene encoding protein ecdysoneless homolog isoform X2, whose product is MAEPSSSPSIFPQNISTRPPDDTVFFSIYPDSSLSPNPNSLSLLQSLHLEILNFISPYTSNYIYQHHPFSLSLNSSDPIPHLHGKLKYGDNLDDEWFVVFLLFEISKRFSSVSIRVFDTDGEFLLIEAAVHLPKWLNPSTSVNRVFIRGGGLCIVPKSRFNSCPNLREALRFLQDCGESVCRVEENVGECIRSRIKGFVERVDYNMHRVRVRVPVTVASVLRNEPCLIALAVEGFYDRDIDSMKYAGKMERFLPNGSGEEFVVVSVKMSRAMYAQLVQQNFQAPKCYPMPSRSEGRVYSEAELGMKIACGFEMIYQCRKRDGEEGKGSTWEAFKASLERSGYFKGLLPGSKEYRSLMENAEEYYGKSSLHSRASDMMSAPVRRIDEILSTPCSPNDFKDGELPPSDDDSWLYNGEEELSAALLEREKEMGMFSSKDKKKQKSKEQQNAGMSSGEDYGLGDIANSMKAFVSKMSSYEGAEVPENRNLEDVDFDVERFMKDIESVMKLPRSDDADSDVAAEEGSSSDMDFGLSNLGRICFLQDFGIGIGNAKQKAFFMDGCI
- the LOC141721425 gene encoding protein ecdysoneless homolog isoform X1, producing the protein MAEPSSSPSIFPQNISTRPPDDTVFFSIYPDSSLSPNPNSLSLLQSLHLEILNFISPYTSNYIYQHHPFSLSLNSSDPIPHLHGKLKYGDNLDDEWFVVFLLFEISKRFSSVSIRVFDTDGEFLLIEAAVHLPKWLNPSTSVNRVFIRGGGLCIVPKSRFNSCPNLREALRFLQDCGESVCRVEENVGECIRSRIKGFVERVDYNMHRVRVRVPVTVASVLRNEPCLIALAVEGFYDRDIDSMKYAGKMERFLPNGSGEEFVVVSVKMSRAMYAQLVQQNFQAPKCYPMPSRSEGRVYSEAELGMKIACGFEMIYQCRKRDGEEGKGSTWEAFKASLERSGYFKGLLPGSKEYRSLMENAEEYYGKSSLHSRASDMMSAPVRRIDEILSTPCSPNDFKDGELPPSDDDSWLYNGEEELSAALLEREKEMGMFSSKDKKKQKSKEQQNAGMSSGEDYGLGDIANSMKAFVSKMSSYEGAEVPENRNLEDVDFDVERFMKDIESVMKLPRSDDADSDVAAEEGSSSDMDFDDFDYDSDGMEASLDNEEMNSFMGSYSDALNEELKTTTLDKSFIRANEQMMEASEGTSKGAGGAGEEFTPVDVDINLVKSLIDSFSSQEGLPGPATNLLGLMGLRLPQDAKKDK